From a region of the Candidatus Neomarinimicrobiota bacterium genome:
- a CDS encoding ABC transporter ATP-binding protein, whose amino-acid sequence MADLISLKEIKRHYDVGGEVVRALDGVDLTILQNEYISIMGPSGSGKSTLMNMIGCLDTPTEGIYEFEGELVHEMDDNQLASIRNRKIGFVFQTFNLLPKATALRNVEVPLIYANMRKTERIEKAEKALSAVGLTDRMHHKPNELSGGQRQRVAIARALVNDPSIILADEPTGNLDSKSGVEIMKILDKLHNAGNTIILVTHEEYIADHAERTINLFDGKIKDDVRSSKRKVHSQ is encoded by the coding sequence ATGGCTGATCTAATTTCATTAAAAGAGATTAAACGCCATTATGATGTAGGCGGCGAAGTAGTTCGTGCATTAGATGGTGTTGATCTTACCATTTTGCAAAATGAGTATATTTCTATTATGGGTCCCTCAGGTTCTGGTAAGTCCACTCTCATGAATATGATTGGCTGTTTGGATACGCCCACTGAAGGTATATATGAATTCGAAGGCGAATTGGTCCATGAAATGGATGATAATCAACTGGCATCCATACGGAATCGAAAAATTGGATTTGTTTTCCAGACTTTTAATTTATTACCCAAAGCAACTGCATTGAGAAATGTAGAAGTACCTCTGATCTATGCAAATATGCGAAAAACTGAACGGATTGAAAAAGCTGAAAAAGCCTTATCCGCTGTTGGTCTCACTGATCGAATGCACCATAAGCCGAACGAACTTTCCGGTGGACAGCGGCAGCGTGTGGCTATCGCTCGGGCTTTGGTGAATGATCCGTCCATAATTTTGGCTGATGAACCGACCGGTAATCTCGATTCAAAAAGTGGTGTAGAAATAATGAAAATATTAGATAAACTCCATAATGCGGGTAATACGATCATTTTGGTTACTCACGAAGAATATATCGCCGATCATGCCGAACGGACTATTAATCTATTTGACGGAAAAATTAAAGATGATGTAAGATCTTCCAAACGCAAGGTCCATTCACAGTGA
- a CDS encoding efflux RND transporter periplasmic adaptor subunit — protein MAKSKLTKNKKWLIFGGGGVLMIVMIVASLGKDDTDAIKVETEKVSLQTVIHKVNASGKIKPETEVKISATSSAWIDTITVNEGDHVVKGQHLITLDRKQLLANYNSTASSVRSAEARVKQESASKNRVETMYEQNLASDQELEAVQASYQIAKSSLEQAKSSLESRKDDLDKARIEAPQDGIVTAVNKEIGEMAVGGMFQAEILMIIADLNRMEVIVDVNENDVVSVSIGDTTEIEIDAFQDTLFFGVVSEIAHMAQTSAMSSAEQVTNFEVKIRIIDVPDGIRPGMSATANIITDKKDNVLAIPIQSLTVRPEGSEKMSYGKGKGSDKKDGPKKPKAKKMEELVFIVSDKLSGVLRDGKLSEMDDKKGKKKKASKDSKVVHIRPVKVGISSETHYEVLNGLSVGDEVVTGSYRAISKDLAHNKAVTTDEDKKEEKKGFSVSIKTSKSE, from the coding sequence GTGGCAAAATCAAAATTAACTAAAAATAAAAAATGGCTCATCTTTGGCGGGGGAGGTGTCCTGATGATTGTCATGATTGTTGCCAGCTTAGGCAAGGACGATACAGATGCCATTAAAGTAGAAACAGAAAAAGTGAGTCTCCAAACGGTAATTCATAAAGTGAATGCCAGTGGAAAGATTAAACCGGAAACAGAAGTGAAAATTTCTGCCACCTCATCCGCTTGGATTGATACCATCACAGTAAATGAAGGCGACCATGTTGTTAAAGGTCAGCATTTGATTACATTAGATCGGAAGCAGCTTTTGGCCAATTACAATTCCACAGCTTCATCTGTTCGGTCTGCAGAAGCGCGGGTGAAACAAGAATCTGCATCGAAAAATCGTGTGGAAACCATGTATGAACAAAATCTAGCATCTGACCAGGAATTGGAAGCGGTTCAAGCATCCTATCAAATTGCTAAAAGCTCTTTGGAGCAGGCCAAGTCCTCTCTGGAATCAAGGAAAGACGATTTGGATAAGGCCCGCATCGAGGCACCCCAAGACGGTATTGTGACCGCGGTGAATAAGGAAATAGGCGAAATGGCCGTGGGTGGTATGTTTCAGGCAGAAATACTTATGATCATTGCTGACCTGAATCGCATGGAAGTCATCGTTGATGTGAATGAAAATGACGTCGTTTCTGTATCTATAGGAGATACAACAGAAATTGAAATTGACGCTTTCCAGGATACATTATTTTTTGGTGTTGTGAGTGAAATCGCTCATATGGCCCAAACATCAGCTATGAGTTCCGCTGAACAGGTAACAAATTTTGAAGTCAAGATTCGCATTATTGATGTACCGGATGGGATACGCCCGGGAATGAGCGCTACCGCTAATATTATTACAGATAAGAAAGATAATGTTTTGGCTATTCCGATTCAGAGTTTGACTGTCCGCCCCGAAGGGTCTGAAAAAATGAGTTATGGTAAAGGAAAAGGTTCGGATAAAAAAGATGGGCCAAAAAAGCCGAAAGCGAAGAAAATGGAAGAATTGGTGTTTATTGTTTCCGATAAACTTAGTGGCGTCCTTCGTGATGGAAAATTATCTGAAATGGATGATAAAAAGGGTAAAAAGAAAAAAGCGAGCAAGGATAGTAAAGTGGTTCATATTAGACCTGTGAAGGTGGGTATTTCTTCTGAAACTCATTACGAAGTATTGAATGGCCTATCTGTTGGGGATGAGGTTGTTACCGGTTCTTATCGTGCCATCAGTAAAGATTTAGCCCATAACAAAGCTGTAACTACTGATGAAGATAAAAAAGAAGAGAAAAAAGGTTTCAGTGTTTCTATTAAGACATCAAAATCTGAATAA